A window of Macrotis lagotis isolate mMagLag1 chromosome X, bilby.v1.9.chrom.fasta, whole genome shotgun sequence contains these coding sequences:
- the RPL37 gene encoding large ribosomal subunit protein eL37, with product MTKGTSSFGKRRNKTHTLCRRCGSKAYHLQKSTCGKCGYPAKRKRKYNWSAKAKRRNTTGTGRMRHLKIVYRRFRNGFREGTTPKPKRAAVAASSSS from the exons ATG ACGAAGGGGACATCTTCGTTCGGTAAGCGCCGGAATAAGACGCACACTTTGTGCCGTCGTTGCGGCTCTAAAGCATACCATCTCCAGAAGTCAACATGCGGCAAATGTGGATACCCCGCTAAGCGCAAGAGAAAGT aTAATTGGAGTGCAAAGGCTAAACGACGAAACACCACTGGTACTGGTCGGATGAGGCACCTAAAAATTGTCTATCGCCGATTCAG GAATGGATTCCGTGAAGGGACAACACCTAAACCCAAGAGAGCAGCTGTTGCAGCATCTAGTTCATCTTGA